From a region of the Halomonas sp. HL-93 genome:
- a CDS encoding tryptophan synthase subunit beta like protein has product MYVNRDSQGEIAQVSRTANEHCQEFVSADSAELLRFLNVEDQEAERLRQSDLEFVRVLEDVITLLMDKGIIRFTDLPEKAQEKLLDRQSLRKRVNDVGLISDDDSDVI; this is encoded by the coding sequence ATGTACGTTAACCGCGACAGCCAAGGCGAGATTGCCCAGGTAAGCCGAACTGCCAATGAACACTGCCAGGAGTTTGTCTCGGCGGACTCGGCCGAGCTACTGCGTTTTCTAAACGTCGAGGACCAGGAGGCGGAGCGCCTTCGCCAGTCGGACCTTGAGTTCGTGCGGGTGCTGGAAGACGTCATCACCCTGCTGATGGATAAAGGCATTATCCGCTTCACTGACCTACCCGAAAAAGCCCAGGAAAAACTCCTGGACAGGCAGTCGCTGCGTAAGCGCGTAAATGATGTGGGGTTGATAAGCGACGATGACAGCGACGTCATCTAG